The Raoultibacter phocaeensis genome includes a window with the following:
- a CDS encoding DUF2804 domain-containing protein: MQEHRIVSEGPLHNADGTLAEPGYATSLLLKYNRFRIKAPKHRIKEWDYYLVNDDEYAVALTVGDLGYMGLISASVIDLVEDWYKTTSVITPVPMGRFKLPEQTDAGVTEFKNNRVHLRFEVADGTRTLRARFDKFDGEEPLSFDAVLDEEPRDSMVIATPWAEDSKAFYYNQKIVGMRAQGSFKKGLTVHGFRPEDSFGLLDWGRGVWTRDNTWFWAVAQGWQDGHGNRTPGSHRFGLNLGYGFGDTSAASENMVFIDGTAHKLGRVDFGVPERADASEKNVEKRFDLMAPWHMTDDEGRLDLVFTPALDRKDYINLALVITDQHQVFGTLSGTVVLDDGSTFEVEGLHGSAEVVRNKY; the protein is encoded by the coding sequence ATGCAGGAGCACCGTATCGTTTCAGAGGGCCCGCTGCACAACGCCGACGGCACGTTGGCCGAACCGGGGTACGCCACATCGCTTTTGCTCAAATACAACAGGTTTCGCATCAAGGCCCCGAAGCACCGCATCAAGGAATGGGATTACTACCTGGTGAACGATGACGAATACGCCGTTGCACTCACGGTAGGCGATCTGGGGTATATGGGGCTCATATCGGCATCGGTGATCGATCTCGTGGAAGACTGGTACAAAACCACGAGCGTCATCACGCCGGTGCCAATGGGCCGCTTCAAGTTGCCCGAACAAACGGACGCGGGCGTGACCGAATTCAAAAACAACCGCGTGCACCTGCGCTTCGAGGTGGCAGACGGCACGCGCACGCTTAGGGCGCGCTTCGATAAGTTCGATGGGGAAGAGCCGCTTTCCTTCGATGCCGTGCTCGATGAGGAGCCGCGCGATTCGATGGTCATAGCGACCCCGTGGGCAGAGGATTCGAAGGCTTTTTACTACAACCAGAAGATCGTCGGCATGCGTGCGCAGGGGAGCTTCAAGAAAGGGCTTACTGTACACGGGTTCAGGCCCGAAGATTCGTTCGGCCTGCTCGATTGGGGTCGCGGCGTATGGACGCGCGACAACACGTGGTTCTGGGCCGTTGCGCAGGGCTGGCAGGACGGACACGGCAACCGCACGCCCGGATCGCATCGGTTCGGCTTGAACCTCGGCTACGGGTTCGGCGATACATCGGCGGCATCCGAGAACATGGTGTTCATAGACGGCACGGCCCACAAGCTCGGCCGCGTCGATTTCGGGGTGCCCGAGCGCGCCGATGCGTCTGAGAAGAACGTAGAAAAGCGCTTCGACCTCATGGCCCCCTGGCATATGACTGACGACGAGGGCAGGCTCGATCTCGTGTTCACCCCTGCGCTCGACCGCAAGGATTACATCAACCTCGCGCTCGTGATCACCGATCAGCATCAGGTGTTCGGCACGCTTTCAGGTACGGTCGTGCTCGACGACGGCAGCACGTTCGAAGTCGAGGGGCTCCATGGCTCAGCCGAGGTCGTGCGAAACAAGTACTGA
- a CDS encoding mechanosensitive ion channel family protein: MEQDIDKLESFVRSEWFITAISVVVILGITAVVSWSVTKFLRKLLQQDNSLLPSSSIFINIARAAVWILGVCVMLATCFNVNVSAAIAALGVGGIAISLGFQDTISNLIGGLQVTLMKIIKPGDNIEVNGQLGVVKDVTWRHTTIVNPQNQTVIIPNSIIGKNALTKLPPTSLVTINFVVVGAGDDLDTAAAAIEAACDKAAGAVTKVTQKPKAVFTQITDAGFVGKVTFRVSAASKAGEASDAAVRAIAPITRPSQAHGDR; encoded by the coding sequence ATGGAGCAGGATATCGACAAACTCGAGTCGTTCGTACGCAGCGAATGGTTCATCACGGCCATCTCGGTCGTGGTGATTCTCGGCATCACGGCGGTCGTCTCGTGGTCGGTGACCAAGTTTTTGCGCAAGCTCTTGCAGCAGGACAACTCGCTTCTGCCTTCGAGCTCCATCTTCATCAACATCGCCCGCGCCGCGGTATGGATTCTCGGCGTGTGCGTCATGCTCGCCACGTGCTTCAACGTGAACGTCAGTGCCGCCATCGCCGCTTTGGGCGTGGGAGGCATCGCCATCTCGCTCGGCTTTCAGGATACGATATCCAACCTCATCGGCGGTTTGCAGGTCACGCTCATGAAGATCATCAAGCCGGGAGACAACATCGAGGTCAACGGTCAGCTCGGTGTGGTGAAAGACGTTACCTGGCGCCACACCACCATCGTGAATCCGCAGAACCAAACGGTTATCATCCCCAATTCCATCATAGGGAAAAACGCGCTCACGAAGCTTCCTCCCACCTCGCTTGTCACCATCAACTTCGTCGTGGTCGGTGCAGGAGACGACCTCGATACGGCAGCGGCTGCCATCGAGGCGGCATGCGACAAGGCTGCGGGAGCCGTTACCAAGGTTACCCAGAAACCGAAAGCGGTGTTCACCCAGATCACCGATGCAGGATTTGTCGGCAAGGTCACGTTTCGGGTTTCGGCCGCATCGAAGGCGGGCGAGGCGAGCGATGCCGCCGTCCGCGCCATTGCGCCGATTACGCGCCCCTCGCAGGCGCACGGGGATAGGTAA